GACCCAGGAATTGGCGGGCGGTTCTTTCTTGGTCATCGGTCGCACCTTACGGCTATTCAAGCCCGTTCGCTCCTGCGATCGGGATTTGCGCCCCGCCCACGCGGCCCAGCGTGGTGCGCGGCATGAACCGCGGCTCGATCATCACGCTCAAGCCGTAGTTCTTCTTGCTGGCGTCGACGTTGCCGCCGATGCTCATCAGGAACGATTCGCCCACACGCGTGAGCATGAATTGCTCGCCGATATTACCGTTGTGGGCCACGTCAATCGTGCCGCCCGCCGACGAAATCCATTTCTCGCTCATGCGATAACTATACGACGCGATCAGCACCTCGCTATCGACCGGGGTGAAGGCATTGGGCACGTTGGGGCCGTTGATCGAGCGGAAACCGAGATAAACGCTGGCCCGCGGCGGGCGATTGATGAACCCGCCGATGGTGGCAATATGCTGCCCGCCGCCGAAGAAATCGAAAATACCGTCTGACAACAGCGTCACGCGGTCGCCGACGTGCCACGTGAAATCGTACTGCGTCAGACCGGCCACCTGGCCGAAGTCGTCGCGGTTGGCTTGCGGGAACAGCGCCGTCGACAGGTTAAACGAGACGAGATCGATGATGTGCTGATTGCCGGGCAGCCCGCGCTTGGTCTGCCAGCGCTGCTTGAGTCCGAGTCGGATCACGCTGAGATCGCCGGCAATTTCCGGCGATTGCGACGTGACGGAGCTCGCCAGGCCGTACCGCAATGCATAGAAGCGCGGATCCCATTGCGGCGGTACGACGTTCGCATTGAACGTGTTCGTGGCAAAGCGCCGGTTGAAGGCCTCGATATTATCGTCGTCGATCGGGTCGTAGAGCGGTAGGTTCTGGAAATCCTGCGTGGCACCTGCCCAGTAGGCGTCGACGTCGACGATCGCCTTATGCGCCAGCCCGTTGACGTTGAACAGCGTGCTCTGGATCGTTGGATCCACGTTCCAGAACGGCATCGTTGCGCGCACGCCGAACTGACCGTACGCGCGGTTCATCGCACCGGCCGGCTCGCGGAAGTTCGGCACGCCTTGCAGTGTCTCGTCCCAGTGGGCCAACTGCCCCAGGGCATACGGCACCACGTTCACCGGACCGACATCGAAGGGGAAATCAAGCTCCTGCGTGGTGAAGTAGCGACCGCCATGCACATTGGCTTCCCACGGCAGCCAGTTGAACTTGGCCTCTTCCTGAGGATCAGTCGGCCGGGCCGCGATCAACATGTTCGCGTAACCCAAGCTGGAATGCTCGTACCAGGTGAGCCGATCGTCGAGCAAGTCCTGCCCGATCCAATAATGATCCAGCCGCGGAAGCCACTGCGTCTGCGTGAACCAGTCGTTGACGCGGGCGCTACCCATGATGTCCCACGTCGAGTTGCCGCGGTACTGTTTGAGCATCAGGTCGGTGTCATAATCCTTCGCCTGATCCCATTCGCGCTCGAAATACTGTTCGAGGAAGTTGCGGTCCGAGATCAGCCCGAATTCGCCAGTGAGTTGGAAATTGTTTTCCAGGTATTGGCGATGACGCGCCAGCACCTTGTAGCGGTTCGTCCGATCCGGCTCGGGCAGCAGGTTCATACGGTCGCTGCCCAAAGTATCGAGACCGTGATCGTGAATGCCCCAGGCATCGAGGAAGCCGTTGTACGGCCCTTGCAAACCAAACAGCTCCGAACCGCGCCAACGATACGCGGTGCCCAACGCCGGGCCGCGGGCCGTGAAGTAGTCGGTGCTGAACGTCCAGTCGGTGCCGGGCAGGCGCTTCAGGCCCAACACCTGGTAGGTGTCCCAATCGATCAGGAATTGCTGACCGAAGATGTGGTCGCTCTTGAAGCGCGCCTGCCGGATGTAGAAGTTCGATTGCTCGACGTCGTTCTTCATCAACGGCCAATAAAAGACCGGCACGTTCTCGATGAAGATGAAGTTGTTGCGGCTGGTCGCCACCCGATCGTGCTGCATCACCGCTTCGCCGGTCTGCGGATCGATCTGCGGTTGCTTGGTGACCGGATCGACGACGGGCACGGGGTTGTCTTCGAAGAAGATGCTCTTCGCTTGCAGCCGATAGCCCGGCAAGGCCAGCCGGCTGCTGGTGAAGTAGGCGTTGGTGGCCATGAAGCGATTGGGGCCGGTCTGCTGCAAGATGTCGGCCTTCAGCTTCATCTTGCCCGCGAACTTCGGCACCGGCGAAAGGATCTCGGCCGCCAGCACCGTGCCCACCTGGTTGCGCACGTCGTAGTACATGCGTTGGGCGTAGATTTCGCGCTCGCCCTGGCGGAAGACGATGTTGCCTTCCATGTAGATTTCCAGCGGCACGTTTTCCGGCTGGAGGGTCTCGCCCGTGGTCGAGGCGGCGCCGGTCGTCCACAGCACGATGTTGTCGGCCGAAATATCGAGCGCGCCGAAGTTCGGCAGGTTGTCGATGATCACGTTCACCCCCTGCCGCATCTGCACCACGGTCTCGTTCCGCTGCGGATCCGTCTCGATCCGCGCGTCGTAAGGCACACGGCTGCGCGGGAAGAACTGGATGCGTCGCAGCCCTGGCTCGGGCGAGCCCGGCAGCGGCGGCCCGGCCGGAGGAGCTCCCGGTCCGGCAGGAGCCTGCGCGACGAGAATGCCGCCAGCCGACGGTCCCGTCGAAGCACCGGGTACGGTCGTGCTGAATCCGCCCGGCATGTACTGGGCCTGCTTCACTTGCGAATCATCGGTGCCGTTGCGTCGCGCGAGCGCTCGGCGATAAATCGCTGGCTTGATCAGCGGCTCGCCACCCGGGTTCGTAACACCGATTGCCACGGGCCCGGTCGATTGAAATTCACCGAACCATGTCTTGTCGACGATGCCGTTCGTGGGCTTTCCGCCCACGGTTTGCGATGTCGCGCCCGATCCGACGACCACGTCGCCGCTGAAGTACGCGATGACCCGATTCGCGGGCTCGGGCGAGTCGTCGTCCTGGTCTCGTTTGATCCACAGCACGGCCTCGTTGCCCGAAGCGCGCAGTTCTCCCTGCGCGACCGAGCAATGTCCGTGCAGCACCCATACTTCGTGAACGCCTTGCTGCCAATGATCGGCCTGATCGGCATCGATGCGAATCGAGGCCGCCGGATCAGGAGGCGGCAGATCGACTTGCACGGTGCTTTGAGCGCGTGCCGCCACGACGAACAGCGCGAAGACCGTGACAAGCGTCGCGAGAATCCGCCCCAAGCGCGCAGCGGCAAAACACGCAACGATTCCACGTCGCGCGCAGCGTAAGCTCGGCGATGAAGTAACGGCGGAAATTGTCAGCAGAGTCGACCTCAAACGTGACGCCGAACGAACGCCGGCGCGCGTTCTCAGTTTCGCGCGTACGAAATGAAGGGCGCGAAACTGAACGAAACTTCTTACGAGACGTGAACTTCCGGAAAAGTAGAGGGGCGGATTATAGGGGTGGTTGTGCCGGCCGGTCAAAGGCAATTTCGCGCGTTACTAGCGCGCCACAAGCCTTTACAAAATGGCTAGTTGCGCCGAGCTAGCATGTCGCCGATCCTGCCCGTCAGCCAGGCGGCTCCGGCCGCCGCTGCCAAAGCGACTGCCGGCATGACCGGTGCGCGCATCCGCATGTCGGTCCAATACACGGCGTGTACCAGCGTGAAACTGCCCGCTAGCAACAGGCCGAAGAGCCATGCCCGAGTGAACATTTTACGGCCGAGCTGGTAGAGCCCCACGAGCGCCAAGAAAAATTCCGCCACGTAGAACGCGGCCACCATGTAACGCTCGCGCCCTTCGCGCGCACTTTGGCCCGGCAGCGCGAGAGGTAACACACCCCACAACCGCGATTCGCGATAAACGCAGGCCCGCAGGAACATAAACGGGTCGTCG
The sequence above is drawn from the Pirellulales bacterium genome and encodes:
- a CDS encoding organic solvent tolerance protein OstA, with amino-acid sequence MGRILATLVTVFALFVVAARAQSTVQVDLPPPDPAASIRIDADQADHWQQGVHEVWVLHGHCSVAQGELRASGNEAVLWIKRDQDDDSPEPANRVIAYFSGDVVVGSGATSQTVGGKPTNGIVDKTWFGEFQSTGPVAIGVTNPGGEPLIKPAIYRRALARRNGTDDSQVKQAQYMPGGFSTTVPGASTGPSAGGILVAQAPAGPGAPPAGPPLPGSPEPGLRRIQFFPRSRVPYDARIETDPQRNETVVQMRQGVNVIIDNLPNFGALDISADNIVLWTTGAASTTGETLQPENVPLEIYMEGNIVFRQGEREIYAQRMYYDVRNQVGTVLAAEILSPVPKFAGKMKLKADILQQTGPNRFMATNAYFTSSRLALPGYRLQAKSIFFEDNPVPVVDPVTKQPQIDPQTGEAVMQHDRVATSRNNFIFIENVPVFYWPLMKNDVEQSNFYIRQARFKSDHIFGQQFLIDWDTYQVLGLKRLPGTDWTFSTDYFTARGPALGTAYRWRGSELFGLQGPYNGFLDAWGIHDHGLDTLGSDRMNLLPEPDRTNRYKVLARHRQYLENNFQLTGEFGLISDRNFLEQYFEREWDQAKDYDTDLMLKQYRGNSTWDIMGSARVNDWFTQTQWLPRLDHYWIGQDLLDDRLTWYEHSSLGYANMLIAARPTDPQEEAKFNWLPWEANVHGGRYFTTQELDFPFDVGPVNVVPYALGQLAHWDETLQGVPNFREPAGAMNRAYGQFGVRATMPFWNVDPTIQSTLFNVNGLAHKAIVDVDAYWAGATQDFQNLPLYDPIDDDNIEAFNRRFATNTFNANVVPPQWDPRFYALRYGLASSVTSQSPEIAGDLSVIRLGLKQRWQTKRGLPGNQHIIDLVSFNLSTALFPQANRDDFGQVAGLTQYDFTWHVGDRVTLLSDGIFDFFGGGQHIATIGGFINRPPRASVYLGFRSINGPNVPNAFTPVDSEVLIASYSYRMSEKWISSAGGTIDVAHNGNIGEQFMLTRVGESFLMSIGGNVDASKKNYGLSVMIEPRFMPRTTLGRVGGAQIPIAGANGLE